The [Actinobacillus] rossii genome contains a region encoding:
- a CDS encoding Filamentation induced by cAMP protein Fic, translating into MQSYFKKVHLLKIRGSVILSSELLHREFYMNGQQKIEEFIPGQWQNRYQYKSFEPTKVNTGWIWEDPRINTQLERATKALGELNAFSLILPDVDLFIQMHVTKEAQTSSKIEGTQTQLDEAFMPEEQIQPEKRDDWREVQNYIKAMNQAVASLQRLPLSNRLLQETHRTLLSGARGTNKLPGEFRSSQNWIGGSSLSDAAFIPPHYENVAELMGDLELFWHNENIFVPHLIRIAISHYQFETIHPFLDGNGRIGRLLIPLYLISHQILDKPSFYISDFFERNRASYYDALMSVRLRGDLLHWILFFLNGVEETAKRGCAVFREILRLREEMQSKVLGMGKRAELASQCLKLLYTHPIQTAQSIEKELTVSPATATSLLKEFEKQGILVEITGGKRGRMYAFEHYLSIFLK; encoded by the coding sequence ATGCAGAGTTATTTTAAGAAAGTTCATTTGCTTAAAATAAGAGGCTCTGTTATTTTAAGTTCTGAGTTATTACATAGAGAGTTTTATATGAACGGGCAACAGAAGATTGAAGAATTTATTCCTGGGCAGTGGCAAAATCGTTACCAATATAAAAGTTTTGAACCGACTAAGGTTAATACGGGGTGGATTTGGGAAGACCCACGGATAAATACTCAGCTTGAACGTGCGACTAAGGCTTTAGGCGAGCTGAATGCTTTTTCTCTTATTTTGCCAGATGTTGATCTGTTTATTCAAATGCACGTTACAAAGGAAGCACAAACATCAAGTAAAATTGAAGGGACGCAAACTCAGTTGGACGAGGCATTTATGCCCGAAGAACAGATTCAACCTGAAAAAAGAGATGATTGGCGTGAGGTTCAAAACTATATAAAGGCAATGAACCAAGCGGTAGCCAGTTTGCAACGTTTGCCTCTTTCTAATCGATTGTTGCAAGAAACTCATCGAACTTTGTTGAGTGGGGCGAGAGGGACGAACAAATTACCAGGAGAATTTCGTAGTAGTCAAAATTGGATTGGTGGATCTAGCCTATCTGATGCTGCATTTATCCCACCACACTATGAGAATGTTGCGGAATTAATGGGGGATTTAGAGTTATTTTGGCATAACGAAAATATTTTTGTACCACATCTTATCCGTATCGCAATTAGCCATTATCAGTTTGAAACGATTCATCCGTTTTTAGATGGTAACGGAAGAATAGGGCGTTTATTGATCCCGCTGTATTTAATCAGTCATCAAATTTTGGATAAACCTTCTTTTTATATTTCAGACTTTTTTGAACGTAACCGTGCGAGTTATTACGATGCTTTAATGTCGGTCAGACTTCGTGGCGACTTATTGCATTGGATTTTGTTCTTTTTAAATGGCGTGGAAGAAACCGCCAAAAGAGGTTGTGCGGTTTTTCGTGAAATTTTGCGTTTACGGGAAGAAATGCAGAGTAAAGTGCTTGGAATGGGAAAACGTGCCGAACTTGCTAGCCAATGCTTAAAATTGCTTTATACCCATCCTATTCAAACAGCACAATCAATAGAAAAAGAATTAACTGTTTCCCCTGCGACAGCAACATCTTTATTAAAAGAGTTTGAAAAACAAGGTATTTTAGTGGAAATCACAGGCGGTAAACGTGGAAGAATGTATGCTTTCGAGCATTATTTATCTATTTTCTTAAAATAA
- a CDS encoding type I restriction-modification system subunit S, translating to MGEISDKVIDKNIKVMYSETFTNSAEFGVISQRDFFDKDISNSDNLSNYYVVQNNDFIYNPRISNFAPVGPIRRNKLGRTGVMSPLYYVFRVRNVQYEFLDAFFETDKWHSFMKLYGDMGARSDRISIKDSIFAGMPLMLPSLEEQTAIGNFFKQLDDTIALHRRNCIKFQNLKTAYLENIFSAKYIQNKDKNKNAWEQRKLGELVEFFSGLTYSPQDITDETGVLVLRSSNVQDNRISSADNVYVAHKVVNVKNVQVGDIIVVVRNGSRNLIGKHALINNEMKNTVIGAFMTGIRSSNSLFINALLNTPKFISEIEKNLGATINQITIGAFKLMEFKVPTQEEQTAIGNFFKQLDDTIALHQRFWMNNNQLGREYAELF from the coding sequence TTGGGGGAGATTTCTGATAAAGTAATAGATAAGAATATTAAAGTTATGTATTCTGAAACTTTTACTAATTCAGCAGAATTTGGTGTTATCTCTCAGCGAGATTTTTTTGATAAAGATATTTCAAATTCAGATAATTTATCTAATTATTATGTAGTTCAAAATAATGATTTTATATATAACCCTAGAATATCAAACTTTGCTCCAGTAGGTCCTATACGAAGAAATAAGTTGGGAAGAACAGGTGTAATGTCGCCACTTTACTATGTTTTCAGAGTTAGAAATGTGCAGTACGAATTTCTAGATGCTTTTTTTGAAACAGATAAATGGCATTCTTTTATGAAACTATATGGCGATATGGGAGCAAGATCTGATCGTATTTCGATTAAAGATAGTATATTTGCTGGAATGCCTTTAATGTTACCTAGTCTAGAAGAACAAACCGCCATCGGTAACTTCTTTAAACAGCTTGATGACACTATCGCTCTTCATCGGCGTAATTGCATTAAATTTCAGAATTTAAAAACAGCGTACTTAGAAAATATTTTTAGTGCAAAATATATACAGAATAAAGATAAAAATAAAAACGCTTGGGAACAGCGAAAGTTGGGGGAACTAGTTGAATTCTTCTCAGGTTTAACTTACTCACCGCAAGATATTACTGATGAAACAGGAGTATTAGTTTTACGTTCTTCAAATGTTCAAGATAATAGAATTAGTAGTGCGGATAATGTATATGTGGCTCATAAAGTAGTGAATGTAAAAAATGTCCAAGTAGGAGATATTATTGTAGTTGTTCGTAATGGTTCAAGAAATTTAATAGGGAAACACGCTCTTATCAATAATGAGATGAAGAATACTGTAATTGGAGCATTTATGACAGGAATTAGATCTTCTAACTCATTATTTATAAATGCATTATTAAACACCCCGAAATTTATTAGTGAAATAGAAAAGAATTTAGGTGCAACTATTAATCAAATTACGATAGGAGCATTCAAATTAATGGAATTTAAAGTTCCTACTCAAGAAGAACAAACCGCCATCGGTAACTTCTTTAAACAGCTTGATGACACTATCGCTCTTCATCAAAGATTTTGGATGAATAACAATCAATTGGGAAGAGAATATGCAGAGTTATTTTAA
- the hsdS3 gene encoding type I restriction system specificity protein, with protein MKEQKKCVPEIRFAGFTDDWEQRKLGDIAEIVMGQSPNSGNYTNNPKDHILVQGNADIKNGKVFPRIWTTQITKIGKKNDLIMSVRAPVGDMAKTDYDVVLGRGVCAIKGNEFIYQILSKMKIDGYWNALSTGSTFDAINSNDIKKTLISIPKEQEEQTTIGNFFKQLDDTIALHQRTLEKYQKLKISYLEKMFPKENEQFPELRFPNFTDAWEQRKLGEVGYCQSGIGFPEREQGRKKGIPFYKVSDMTLIGNELIMVTSNNYVSEEQILKNRWKVINSIPAIIFAKVGAALLLDRKRLVLNSFLIDNNTMAYILNEKWDYYFCKTLFDTIYLPQLSQVGALPSFNGKDVENLNVIIPKSKEEQTAIGNFFKQLDDTIALHQREVEKYKKIKQAYLEKMFI; from the coding sequence ATGAAAGAGCAAAAAAAATGTGTACCAGAAATCCGCTTTGCAGGGTTCACGGATGATTGGGAACAGCGAAAGTTGGGGGATATAGCTGAAATTGTTATGGGACAATCTCCAAATTCAGGAAATTATACTAATAATCCGAAAGATCATATCCTTGTACAAGGAAATGCTGATATAAAAAATGGGAAAGTTTTTCCAAGAATATGGACTACACAAATAACTAAAATTGGAAAGAAAAATGATCTGATTATGAGTGTTAGAGCTCCTGTTGGCGATATGGCTAAAACTGATTATGATGTCGTTCTAGGACGGGGTGTTTGTGCAATCAAAGGAAATGAATTTATCTACCAAATTCTAAGTAAAATGAAAATTGATGGATATTGGAATGCTTTAAGTACTGGTTCAACATTTGATGCAATAAATTCTAACGATATTAAAAAGACTCTGATTTCTATCCCAAAAGAACAAGAAGAACAAACCACCATCGGTAACTTCTTTAAACAGCTTGATGACACTATCGCTCTTCATCAAAGAACGCTAGAAAAGTACCAGAAATTAAAGATTTCATACCTTGAAAAAATGTTTCCAAAGGAAAATGAGCAATTTCCAGAGCTAAGATTTCCTAATTTTACGGACGCTTGGGAACAGCGAAAGTTGGGGGAGGTAGGCTATTGCCAATCAGGAATAGGTTTTCCTGAACGTGAACAAGGAAGAAAAAAAGGTATTCCATTCTATAAAGTGTCTGATATGACTTTGATAGGAAATGAGTTAATTATGGTTACTTCTAATAATTATGTATCAGAAGAACAGATCTTAAAGAATAGATGGAAAGTGATAAATAGCATTCCAGCAATTATATTTGCTAAAGTCGGAGCTGCATTATTATTAGATCGTAAGAGACTGGTTTTAAACTCTTTTCTTATTGATAATAATACAATGGCTTATATTTTAAATGAAAAATGGGACTATTATTTCTGTAAAACTTTATTTGATACTATATATTTACCTCAATTATCTCAAGTTGGAGCATTACCATCTTTTAATGGCAAAGATGTAGAAAATTTAAATGTAATAATACCAAAGAGCAAAGAAGAACAAACCGCCATCGGTAACTTCTTTAAACAGCTTGATGACACTATCGCTCTTCATCAACGAGAAGTTGAAAAATATAAAAAAATTAAACAAGCATACCTAGAAAAGATGTTTATTTAA